The genomic segment ttttaaacacaattcaagttcaaacatttcttttaattttgaagcCAATCCTGAACATAAGTCTGTCCCGCTCGTTGAAACTTATTTTCAGCCCTATCCTCAGGGTTGTAATGGGAATCTGTATAGCCGAAGCTTTGGATTCGGGGGTGTGTGGCCCCGATGGGGACCGGGGTGGGGTGGGGAGGGGGGGGGAATGGAAATCGTGATGAAGCTGCTAGCCTTGATCCCAGTCAGCCTCCAAAACCTTGAGCCTTCCCGAAACTCTATAAATTAGGCTTAAAGGGTACAATAGATAGGCTTGAAGAGGCAACTCCACAGCTCTCTTCTCCTCCTCTAGTCTCTTTTCTCCCTTCCATCTTGTGATAGTTTTAGTACTACAAGTAGCACAGTATCTCAAAACTGGACCCATTAGCAACTTTTTTTCCCAAGCCTCCAAGCAGCATGGTCGGCCCTTCAATGCTTAACACATACAAATATAACGTAACCCTTAAATCCTCTCCAACCACCATCAAATTTCTTTGCAGCTATGGCGGCAAGATCCTCCCCCGTTATCCTGATGGCAAGCTCCGTTATCATGGTGGTGAAACCCGTGTCCTTGCTGTTGAACGTTCCATTTCCTTTTCTGGTTAGTTCTTTTTCTCTATATCAATCAGCAGAAATCTCCTATAGCTCCAGCATACATGTACATGTATCGGAGAAAAAAGTGTGCGTGTGTGTATTCAATAGCATGAGATTGGGATTTGTAAATAccgaaatggtgaattttaatGTTATATGGATTGTTTTTGTGGTGGCAGAGCTAGTGATGAAGCTGGGGGAGATGTGTGGAGCATCAGTTAGTCTAAGATGTCAATTGCCAACAGAAGATATGGATGCACTTGTTTCGATCACCTCGGATGAGGATCTTGCCAATCTCATCGAGGAATATGATCTAGCTGCGGTCTCAGCCTCACCAACCACTAATAATGCCCTCAAGATCAGAGCTTTCCTTTCAACCCCTTATAAACCTACCACCAAGAAATCGTCTCCCTCCCATTCCATTGCCTCCTTTTCTACTAGTAGCAATGAGGCTACTTCTCCAGTTTATTCCCCAGCACCTGCTGCTTCCCCTAGCCTGATCAGCTTTAGGCGTCCAATTAAATCAGCTGCAACTGATAGGTGCGTCCATCAGATCATGTCCAGGCCAGCCGTTGCATACCCCCATCCCCTGATGACTTATGAGAAAGCTGCTGCAAAGGGGCTTCCTCATCATCAGTATGTCTACTGTGGCCCTGGAAAAGCTAGCAGCCATGTATATCTCATTCAACATGGCAACCACTGGCAATAGCAGGGTCCTATAAATATCCGATCGATCCACCTGGACTATATCTTCCCCTGCCAGCGGAAGATAAACACCAGGAAAGATGAACCTGATAATATAGGTTGATATATTGCTATATTCAAGAAAGAAGTGGGCAAAAAAGCTTGGCCAAGCAGACGCAGATATATTTAATGTAAGAAGCTACTGTAAATCATCTTACAGAAGGGATTGTCTTTTTTGTTAATCCTTAAGAAGCCAATTAATAGAAATTTTACTACCTCGTCGTCCAATTTTGTAATGGGACCGCATCGTCAAAAATCCAATTGTGATGGTGTGTGTTTTGCAATTAATCAGGCCATTCTGCTATGCTGctttttccactagtccaaacGATATGATTACAAACAGCCGTCGATCCAATGTTGTTGTTTATATTACTTTCATCTTTTCATCATCTGATAGAAGTTCATATGCATTTTGTAACACGTAACTATATTTTCTGTGGACGTTTATTATCCTGTTTTTATGCTCCTCGTTTCACTATGGATTGGAGTATGCGAtcttatttcattttcatcacaTTTGAGTTTTTACTAACGTgttgctccttttttttttaaaatggtaaaattttCTGAATCATGTTTGTTGTTGGCACTGGAATTTTTGTTGCTAATTCTGATATTTGCATTTTGCCCTTGCAGGTGCGGCAAGATATGAACACTGATGTCCAGTGGATCAAATTCCAATGTCCTCAAGGTCAATCTGCAAGAAAGTGTGCTCCATCTTTAGCAGCGAAGATCCATAACTCGGTTTCTTCACCTTAATTGTTTTTCAGCGTCAAATATCtattgaaatttcaaaatattccgACTTTGTGGTTTCAAAAGGTGTCAAAAGTGATTTTCAATGTTTTAGTGCACTGCACAAAAAACGATCCCGCATTTTGTAAAAATCTCCCGCATTACCTGATATACAGTCACGATTAGCTAAAGCTAGAAAACAATCCAACATGACTTTTGATTCTGCAAAATTTTATTTGGCCGAATTTGTTTAGCTCATAAAGTGCAGACCTGTTCATATTGCCTAATGAA from the Coffea arabica cultivar ET-39 chromosome 11e, Coffea Arabica ET-39 HiFi, whole genome shotgun sequence genome contains:
- the LOC113719452 gene encoding uncharacterized protein — translated: MVGPSMLNTYKYNVTLKSSPTTIKFLCSYGGKILPRYPDGKLRYHGGETRVLAVERSISFSELVMKLGEMCGASVSLRCQLPTEDMDALVSITSDEDLANLIEEYDLAAVSASPTTNNALKIRAFLSTPYKPTTKKSSPSHSIASFSTSSNEATSPVYSPAPAASPSLISFRRPIKSAATDRCVHQIMSRPAVAYPHPLMTYEKAAAKGLPHHQYVYCGPGKASSHVYLIQHGNHWQ